A genome region from Manis javanica isolate MJ-LG chromosome 3, MJ_LKY, whole genome shotgun sequence includes the following:
- the LOC108400863 gene encoding arylacetamide deacetylase-like yields the protein MVKKSFFFLTLAILIAYYIYIPLPDNVEEPWKIMLLDAVMRTPSHLAQFAEMLGLNHFVDSMMFFLSFQDVPPTSDENVSVTDTTFNNIPVRIYVPKRKPESLRRGLFYIHGGGWCFGSNAFPACDFLSRWTANRLDAVVVSTNYRLAPKYHFPVQFEDVYTALKWFLHPEVLKSYGVDPGRVGISGESAGGNLAAAVTQQLLEDPDIKSKPKIQSLIYPALQNFDTDSPSYRENSHFPILSKSVMVRLWSEYFTTDRSLEKAMLSNQHIPLESSHLFKFVNWSSLLPEKFKKGHVYKKPTYSSSELTKKYPGLLDVRASPLLADDSKLRGLPPTYVITCQYDVLRDDGLMYVTRLKNSGVRVTHNHIEGAFHGTMSFLHVKIGYRTANQYISWLQENL from the exons ATGGTGaaaaaatcctttttctttctgacatTGGCAATCCTCATagcatattatatttatatacccCTTCCAGATAATGTAGAGGAACCCTGGAAAATAATGCTGCTTGATGCTGTTATGAGAACACCATCACATTTG GCCCAGTTTGCTGAAATGTTAGGACTAAACCACTTTGTAGATTCCATGATGTTCTTTCTAAGCTTTCAAGACGTTCCACCAACATCAGATGAAAATGTAAGCGTGACAGATACAACATTTAACAACATTCCTGTCCGTATTTATGTGCCAAAACGGAAGCCAGAATCACTAAGAAGGGGACTATTTTATATCCATGGTGGTGGTTGGTGTTTTGGGAGTAATG ctTTTCCTGCTTGTGACTTTCTCTCAAGATGGACAGCAAACAGGCTTGATGCAGTTGTCGTATCAACCAA CTACAGACTAGCCCCAAAGTATCATTTCCCAGTTCAATTTGAAGATGTATACACTGCTTTAAAATGGTTTTTACACCCGGAAGTTCTTAAAAGCTACGGTGTAGATCCTGGGAGAGTTGGTATTTCTGGGGAAAGCGCTGGTGGTAATTTAGCTGCAGCAGTGACTCAGCAG ctCTTAGAAGACCCAGATATCAAGAGCAAACCCAAGATACAGTCTCTAATATATCCTGCCCTTCAGAATTTTGATACAGATTCACCATCTTATCGAGAAAATTCACATTTTCCAATTCTGTCCAAATCAGTAATGGTCAGGCTCTGGAGTGAATACTTTACTACAGATAGGTCACTCGAGAAAGCAATGCTTTCCAACCAACACATTCCTCTGGAATCAAGTCATCTGTTCAAGTTTGTTAACTGGAGTTCCTTGCTCCCTGAGAAGTTTAAGAAAGGACATGTTTATAAGAAACCGACTTACAGTAGTTCAGAGCTCACTAAAAAATATCCAGGGCTCTTAGATGTGAGAGCTTCACCTTTGCTGGCTGATGACAGCAAGTTGCGTGGTTTACCCCCGACCTATGTTATCACCTGCCAATATGATGTCTTAAGAGATGATGGACTTATGTACGTTACTCGACTTAAGAATTCTGGAGTTAGAGTGACCCATAACCATATAGAAGGTGCATTCCATGGAACAATGTCTTTTCTGCATGTTAAAATCGGTTATAGAACAGCAAATCAATATATTAGTTGGCTACAGGAAAATCTGTAG